The Candidatus Methylomirabilota bacterium sequence ATTCCCTCCGAGGTGGGACTGGGCGGGCACTCCGACGCGGACGTCCTGGCCCACGCGGTGGGCGAGGCCCTGCTCGGGGCGTTGGCCCTGGGGGACCTCGGCCGGCACTTCCCCGACACCGATCCACGCTATCAGGGCATCTCCAGCCTGACGCTTCTGGGTCACGTGATGGAGCTGGTCCGGTCGCGCCGGGGGCAGCTGGTCAACGTCGACGCCACCGTGCTGGCCCAGGGACCGAGGCTGGCCCCCTATCTGGAAGAGATGGCCAGGCGCCTCGCCGAAGTGCTGGGGGTGGCGGTCGACACGGTGAGCGTGAAGGCCAAGAGCCCGGAAGGCCTGGGGCTCCTGGGCCGTCGGGAAGGCATCGCGGCCCTGGCCGTGGTGAGCGTCGAGGTGCAATCGTGAGCGTCCCGGCAACACCGCTGAAGATCTCCAACACGCTGAGGCGCGTGAAGGAGGAGTTCCGTCCGCTGACGCCCGGGCAGGTGCGGATGTACGTCTGCGGCGTGACGGTGTACGACGCCTCGCACATCGGCCACGCCCGGAGTGCGATCGTCTTCGACGTGATCCGCCGCTATCTGCTCTTCAAGGGCTACCAGGTTCGGTTCATCAAGAACTTCACGGACGTCGACGACAAGATCATCCGACGGGCCCAGCGGGAAGGCGTATCGGCCTCCGAGATCGCCGAGCGCTACATCGAGGAGTTTCACCGCGACATGGAGGCCATCGGGGTCCTCCGCGCCGATGTCGAGCCCCGAGCCACCGAGCACATCGACGCCATGATCGCGCTCATCGAGCACCTGGTCCGCGGAGGCTTCGCCTATGTCGTCGATGGCGACGTGTATTTCGCCATTCGTCGCTTCCCGTCCTACGGACAGCTCAGCGGCAAGAATCTCGACG is a genomic window containing:
- the ispF gene encoding 2-C-methyl-D-erythritol 2,4-cyclodiphosphate synthase; its protein translation is MTRVGLGFDVHPLVRDRALVLGGVRIPSEVGLGGHSDADVLAHAVGEALLGALALGDLGRHFPDTDPRYQGISSLTLLGHVMELVRSRRGQLVNVDATVLAQGPRLAPYLEEMARRLAEVLGVAVDTVSVKAKSPEGLGLLGRREGIAALAVVSVEVQS